In Novosphingobium sp. RL4, the sequence TCGGTGCCATCCTTCAGCACCGCCCGGTGGACCTGTGCGATCGAGGCTGCCGCCAGCGGCTCGGTATCGAACCAGGCAAACGCGGTTTCCGGCGGCTCGCCCAGCGCGGCCTCCACTTCACCGCGCAGCGCCTCGAACGGCAGGCGCGGCGCATCGCTCTGGAGCTGCTCGAAGGCCGCGATCCATGCATCCGGCAGCAGATCGCGCCGGGTCGCGAGAATCTGGCCGAGCTTCACGTAAGTCGGCCCCAGCGCCTCCAGCGCGCGGCGCGTGCGCGTTGGCAGGTCGCGCGGCTCATGGCCCGCATCGTCCCCTTCGCCGAGGCCCAGCCGCACCGCCAGCGCCTCAAGACCGAACCGGACGATCACCGCCGACACTTCGGCCATCCGCGCCCGGTCCCGCGCCGCCACGGCTATCGACTTGAACATGCGTCACTCCTTCAGCGGTGGACAACCGGGCTGACGGGGTTCCGGTTCCGGCGACATGCCCTGCTCCGGGGTCGGACGGAGTGGACAGCCCCGAATGCACAAAGCTAGGGATGGCGCATGAGCGGCAGTTTAACGGGGGCGCTCAAGCCCTTATTCGCAGTAGCCCTGATGTCCACGCTGGCAGCCTGCGGCGGCGGCACCAAGTTCCGCCCGGTCAGCGACGTGCCGGTACGCGTCGGCCCGCCCTACAAGGTGCGCGGCACGACCTACACGCCCGCCACCCAGCCCGGTTACGACGTGCTCGGCTATGCGACATGGTACGGCAGCGAATCCGGCAACAAAGTGGCCAATGGCGAACGCTTCCGCCCCAGGTGGATCACGGCCGCCCACAAGACCCTGCCCCTGCCCAGCTACGTCGAAGTCACCTCGCTCGACACCGGCCGCCGCATCGTGGTGCGCGTGAACGACCGCGGCCCCTTCGGCGAGAGCGCCCGCGTCATCGACCTTTCCAGAGGCGCGGCGGAAGAACTGGGCATCCGGAACAAGGGCAAGGCCGCCGTGCGCGTGCGCGTGGTGGAGCCCCCCGAAAAGGACCGCGCCGCCTTGCGCAAGGGCAAGGCGGCGCAGGAACTGCCCCCGGTCAGCCCGGCGACGCTGGCGAACCTGCAATCGCAGTTCGAGCGCGGTGTGGGAACGCGGTGAACCGGAAGGGCAGAAAGCTCACAACCGGTATCAGCGACCCGCCGCGACGAAGGCACCTCTGACCGTGCCACCTCCCACACTGGGCGAAAAGTACTCGAAATTGAAGTTGCCTCCGACTTCGTTGGCATTCGGCCCGAAGAACATGCCGTTGAGGGTTCCTTCAAGCCCGCCACCACGGGTGGCGGAAAAGCCACCGACGCGCTGCGCGTCGGCGGTCACGTCCCCGATAGTGCCGGCGAAGCTCGTAGTCCCGAAACTCAGATCGCGTCCATTGGCGAGATTGGTGCCGCTGAGGGCGAGTTGACCGGATATCTTGCCCGTTCCGAAATTTGCGGAGAGAGATGACGTCCCGGAAACGTCGTACATGTCGATCCTGATATCGTTGTTGTAGATGACCGCGCTGCCATGTGCGACGCCCGTATAGCTCGCCGTTCCAGTGGTCGGCATGAGGCCTTTGGGCGTGGCCTGACCATAGGCGATATAGCCCATGTTATAGTTTCCGGCGCCCGATTGTGTCACGCCTCCCGCCAGCACGTACTTCGCGAAGCCAGAATAGGTGAGAGCGATCCTGCCGCCCTTCCCATCGAAAATATAGCGATCCACCGCAGCATAGCTGGAGAAGCCTCCGCTGCTCACCGCCCCGGATCGATAAACCGTACGCTCAGCATTGGATGTCGCGCTGTCTACATCGGAGCTTTGCATGGCGGCGTATGTGCCGCTGCCCGAATTGCGGGTCACCCGGATCGCTCCGACAGGCGAGCCGGACGACAGTTCCACAGCGTAATCGGTGGTCGTCGCACCCGCGAAATTATCAGAATAGTCATTGTTTATAGTAACCCTATATGCCACCTCGGCGCCGATCCCATGTAACAGCGTAGTGCCTGTAATGTTGGCCAGGCCCGTGGGGGGAGAAATGGCAGGGTCGGTGCTGCCGATCAGATATCCGTTCGCCTTTCCGCCGGTCGTGCTCGAAAGCAGAAACGTACCACCGATCTGATCGCCTGCGTCACCGTAGAACCGCGCATCGAGATTGCCGGTATAATCTTTCGTACCATCGAGAGAAAGTGTGCCCGCAATCGCGTTCGTCGTGCTGGATATCGTAGCGCTGGTCGTCCAGGTCCCGTTGTCTGTGCCGCTGTAAACTGATCCCGCCGGCACGATCATGCTGGCCGGACTGAACAGACTGAGTTGATAATCGCCCGAACCGGATAGCGTGCCCGTTCCAAGGTTGGCTGCAAGACGTCCGGTTCCATCCAGTGTCTGCAATTGCTGTCCCGTTTCCAGCACGGCACCACCGATCCTGGCATTGTAATGTCCGGTTCCGGTTCGCGGAACAGCCGAGGAGGCCGTCTCGTCACCGTAGACATAGGCATCGAGGATCGTCGACGGCCCGGTCCGGTCATATTGCAGCCCCGCGACCACGGCAGCCTCTTGCCCCATCCCCAAGAAGGCTGTCGTCTCGTCGTAAGTCGCCTCAACGTCGCGGCGCTGCAACGGGGCAAGGACCTGTCCGGACGACCGGTAAAACAGTCCGCCGCGGCCCCATGCCGCATACTTCGCGAACAACCCGCTGGCCTGCCCCGTCGAAACGAGCTTTCCGTTGCCATCA encodes:
- a CDS encoding septal ring lytic transglycosylase RlpA family protein, yielding MSGSLTGALKPLFAVALMSTLAACGGGTKFRPVSDVPVRVGPPYKVRGTTYTPATQPGYDVLGYATWYGSESGNKVANGERFRPRWITAAHKTLPLPSYVEVTSLDTGRRIVVRVNDRGPFGESARVIDLSRGAAEELGIRNKGKAAVRVRVVEPPEKDRAALRKGKAAQELPPVSPATLANLQSQFERGVGTR
- a CDS encoding transferrin-binding protein-like solute binding protein — protein: MKTVPVAKLATMTSLTALSLLLAACGGGGDVNSTPTPTPTPTPTPTPTPTPTAKNDDLIGPLVSENFTNDAILGKISVSTKTGSATHSAGKTALTIAYNAANQSYTLTDGSVSQAFRQADIDPAQSNAAVTTYKLTAKSTTDFLTLSKTGSGAGQTRYVGAGFWQRVTEGKSSVDGRFDAFAYGVKTAAADMPRTGAASYDVKLLGVSASNINIHTLAGSGRLDADFATGAIHANVPFSMTESETGLTGYGSILIANAMMKSGTNGFAGILGTTTNYETGTSTFQGSFYGPGAAEVGATFSSAYADEATVGVVWGGRNDYPLNQHGSILNPENATFFRVRGQSVSLSLDGNGKLVSTGQASGLFAKYAAWGRGGLFYRSSGQVLAPLQRRDVEATYDETTAFLGMGQEAAVVAGLQYDRTGPSTILDAYVYGDETASSAVPRTGTGHYNARIGGAVLETGQQLQTLDGTGRLAANLGTGTLSGSGDYQLSLFSPASMIVPAGSVYSGTDNGTWTTSATISSTTNAIAGTLSLDGTKDYTGNLDARFYGDAGDQIGGTFLLSSTTGGKANGYLIGSTDPAISPPTGLANITGTTLLHGIGAEVAYRVTINNDYSDNFAGATTTDYAVELSSGSPVGAIRVTRNSGSGTYAAMQSSDVDSATSNAERTVYRSGAVSSGGFSSYAAVDRYIFDGKGGRIALTYSGFAKYVLAGGVTQSGAGNYNMGYIAYGQATPKGLMPTTGTASYTGVAHGSAVIYNNDIRIDMYDVSGTSSLSANFGTGKISGQLALSGTNLANGRDLSFGTTSFAGTIGDVTADAQRVGGFSATRGGGLEGTLNGMFFGPNANEVGGNFNFEYFSPSVGGGTVRGAFVAAGR